The Rhododendron vialii isolate Sample 1 chromosome 8a, ASM3025357v1 genome has a window encoding:
- the LOC131335929 gene encoding cinnamoyl-CoA reductase CAD2-like isoform X2, which translates to MSRAGKVVCVTGASGYIASWIVKLLLDRGYTVKGTVRSLSDPKKMDHLLSLHGAKERLQLFEANLMEEGSFDSVVDGCEGVFHTASPVLPKSSNPQDELIKPAVKGTQNVLGSCAKVSSIKRVVLTSSMASVSFNSRPRNPDVVIDETWFSDPAYCEESKLFYHLSKTLAEDAAWKFARENGIDLVTINPGFVFGPLLQPTLNFTSEAALNLIKNGPDGAVYRYVDVRDVALAHILAYEVSSASGRYCLVGTVMNSSEAVNILRKLYPALKLPERPEDGNPAEALYQVSKKKAESLGIHFTPLEVTLRDTVESLKEKNFLQF; encoded by the exons atgAGCAGAGCAGGGAAGGTAGTGTGCGTGACAGGGGCGTCGGGTTACATAGCATCATGGATAGTGAAGCTGTTGCTCGACCGTGGTTATACCGTCAAAGGCACCGTTCGCAGCCTCA GTGATCCCAAGAAGATGGACCACTTGCTTTCACTTCATGGAGCCAAGGAAAGGCTACAACTGTTCGAAGCTAACTTAATGGAAGAAGGATCATTTGATTCAGTGGTCGATGGTTGTGAAGGTGTCTTCCACACAGCATCGCCTGTTTTGCCAAAATCCAGCAATCCGCAG GATGAACTAATCAAACCTGCGGTGAAGGGAACGCAGAACGTTCTTGGCTCATGCGCGAAAGTTTCATCCATTAAAAGGGTGGTTTTAACATCTTCCATGGCATCAGTTTCATTCAACAGCAGACCAAGAAACCCTGATGTGGTAATTGACGAGACGTGGTTTTCAGATCCAGCTTATTGTGAGGAGTCAAAG CTATTTTATCACCTTTCAAAAACCTTGGCTGAGGATGCTGCATGGAAATTCGCAAGAGAGAATGGAATAGACCTGGTGACAATAAATCCAGGTTTTGTGTTTGGTCCTCTCTTGCAGCCAACTCTCAATTTCACTTCCGAAGCAGCTCTAAACCTCATAAAAAATG GACCTGATGGTGCAGTCTATCGATATGTCGATGTTAGAGATGTCGCTTTAGCACATATTCTAGCATATGAGGTTTCTTCAGCTAGTGGCAGATACTGTTTAGTTGGGACAGTAATGAATTCTTCTGAGGCTGTGAATATTTTGCGCAAACTTTACCCTGCTCTCAAGCTTCCTGAAAG GCCTGAAGATGGAAATCCTGCTGAGGCACTTTACCAGGTTTCCAAGAAAAAGGCAGAAAGTTTGGGTATCCATTTTACTCCTCTTGAGGTGACCCTCAGGGACACTGTTGAAAGCCTTAAAGAGAAGAACTTCCTCCAATTCTGA